TGTGATAATCTCAGCACCATTGCATTAAGTGCAAATCCAGTTCTTCATGCTCGCACAAAGCATCTTGAGCTCGATCTCCATTTTGTCCGAGAGAAAGTGCTATCCAAGACTATCTCCGTTCGTCATGTTCCAACTTATGATCAAATAGCAGATATTCTTACTAAACCATTGACCGCTGCCTCTTTTCTCAAATTCCGGTCCAAGCTCAGAGTTCTTTCTTCACCACTGCTGAGCTTGAGGGAGGAAATTACAGAGAACAAAGATTCAAGCCCAAATCAACCAATCAAAGTCCAGTCCATGATCAAGCAATCAAGGCCGAGCCCATCAAGAAAGATCCGGATAAATGAGCATCTTTTATATAACAGATTAGATTTTGTCTGTCACAGTCGTTACAACAGAAAAATCCATGTGTCTTGTTTCTATTTGTTATACTTGTTATAAATGAAGGATCAACAGTGTAAACAATTATTCAAGCATGAATAAACGATTGTGAGTTTTTTGCTGGTATTCAAGCTTTTCCAACTAAGAGCAACGTACATAATCTTATACAATAAGGAAATTTATGTGCTTCCATATACCaaagaaaaatttaaagaaCGTCCGCATTTTGGTAAATCATGACCTTTTTACTACAAATACTCTGGCAAGAACGGTGAGCTGCAATAAGAAAACGTCCTATTCCCAGATTTCTCTTTATGCAGCCATTAGCCATTGGTGTGCACAAGTTTCAGGACTTTCTCATTGTGAAGTTTGTTTTAGCCGCAATGGGATAAATGGCGTTGAAGTTTATTGCAGACTATGATTCTAAAGGAACGTAATATAACAAGTTCGTTCATAATATCTTTATGTCAGAAAGAATTCGATGATGAAAAACAAGATACATCAATATATCACGTAAAACAACGACGACGTGTTCGAGTTCTCATTACTCAACAATACTGATTAAAATCTCCCAGAAACTAACCTGTCGATCAAACTCTATTTCACGAAGTGAATAAATTCCATTAGTAATGCAAATGTCCTTGTTGATCAAACCGTCATACCATCTGTCAGCTACAGCAACGTTAATCGAATCCTGCTAAGGAGCCCAGaggtaaaataaaatattttattcatcaGAACCTTGTTAGACGAAAAAAACGTATGTAAACATGATAATTACTAAGTACCATCATATTTAACTGAATCAGaacaaaaagcaaaaatttcatgaaaatcGAATTTGTAAACAAGAAGAAGTGAGAACAAAGCGATAAACAACATAAATTACAACCAAAATTATCTCAGAAAGACACTGGatttttttatcaaactaaGAGGTAAGCATACTTTTGTTACTACATATACACAATCGATGAGAATAAATGAAGTGATATTTGCAGAGGAAGCAGCCCCCAACCCCAAAAGTGCTAATTACCCCTTTCCAAGACTATAAATAATGGATCATTTTTGCTTACTTCTTCCTCGTCTTCCTCTATTTCACCATTGATATCCAAGCTTTCTGTGCATAAGAAATCTTGAAACCTACTCTAGTTTCCATCTTTCGTGGCCTGAATTAATCCATCCATTAATTCAGGCTCCACTTCTCGTAGAAGTCTTCCTAAACAAAGTTGTTGATATATTTAGAAAGCAAATCAAGTAGGAAATGCACTACACGATCTCAATTCTCACATACTATAAATCTTTTCTTAGCCATATTATAAATTATGTTGAtttttaaaaaggaaaattgCATTTTGGTAATGTATGTTTGTTTCTTTGTGATTTTGGTCATCTATGttgtcaaatttcagttttagcCTGTCAAATttagttattttttattttgaatactGACATGACAGTACACACATCATTGTCACGTAGGATAAATGACTATAGTTGtcaaaaaacaaagaaaacaaacttaaaCTGAAATTTGACAACATAGCAGTTTTCCCGCTAAAAAACAGACATTTCAGGATCAGTATATAACCATGCTCTGATAGTGACAATAGAAATCAGTTTCTTTATTTCATCTCCTGCATAGCAAATACATTGTGTTATGCAATGGCGGAAGAAACGTAAACTGGTGTACAAAAAATATCACTTTGCAGCTTTCAACTATGCATTGCCATGTATAACCCCTCAATGTATGAACAAGCCACTATAACAACTAACAAAGAACACTtcaaaacattattttttaagaaaattgcttttcaaaaaaaaaaaaactttgctCCATAAATTTCGTATCCAATAGCACTTGAAATCTTGGTTCTTGGTTTTTGTTTATTGGATTGGTTATGAGAAACTATTTTGCATATTCAGCAAAATCGAAGAATTTATCCTTTCGTCCTCTCTTACCTATGAGATTATATTGCCTTCTCTTTCCTTCTCTAGCATCACGGCCTAGTCTCTGCGACAAAAAACCAAGCACCTTAAATACTATTACATCACCGGACAATATATAAGCAAATACGGACATGCTTCTAAAGTGGTACTTGATCGGCAACAacacaaaataaaaaacaaacacCTTAACTAGCATAAGAGCATCATACACCTCTTGCTCCAGAGCATCCACTCTGCACTAATAGATACATATAGACACATCAAATGCCTGATGTTACAATATTTACTCGTACTTGGCAAACAAAGTTAAGGAAAATGCAGTTTTACACAATATTTCACCTAAGAATGAGCTTAATTTGAGGTGGAGAGAAGCTGGCTAGCTCCATACCCCAGCGTACGGCACGTCGAGCCTCGTGCTTTCTCTCGTTGCGCCTCTTAGATGTTTCACCGCTATCCGAAGACGACACATCGTCGCTGTCGTCCGCGTCGTAGGCAAAGGAACGTCACGCAATTTAACTGCGCGGGAACGAAAGTGGACTGCACGGCAAGAGATGGAGAATAATACGAAGAACGAAAAACTACCGGATACATGGAGTTAATGTGAAGGTCCGCTGAGTAGATGATATATTGGCGATGGACGGTGGCGCCACCGCGGCAATTGCATCAGCGGCCTCAATACGTGAGCCATTTTGGGCAGATCTCTCCGGGCTCGGTCTTCAAAATTTGTGGGGTGTAAAACCCAATTTATTCATGGGCTTTTTTAAATGGACCCAAttactttttcttttttatcaAACAGGGCGGCTTCAATACTTGAGCCATTCTGGGCAGATCTTACGGGCTCTCTCTTCAAAATTTGTGAGGTGGAACCTCCAATTATTCATGGGCTTTTATTGATGGGCCCAATTACTTTCCACAGGGGCTCTATAATTTTGATACAAACAGtgtaataattttaattattaaacttGCGActcaaatatataaaaaaatctaaaatgaaGATGACTCACTGGCACAAGTTCCCGTAAAATAGGGGAATTTGTCCGGCTTAGAGCTAGTTTCAATTGAGAGTTTACATCAACTGTCTAAAGtccatttaaaaaaatattttatttctattcAAAAGGTTTCAAATTCAAAATACGAATCAAATTTGAgcacaaaatatatattttgtgcGATAATTAACGAATCGTTGTCGAGTTCttgtattttataaatataatattatattattatatattaacaAATATATACAAAAAATTTCAAGTATTTATTATTGAATAATAGTCTCAGACTCTAGATAGATGCAATATCTTTGGAGTCGGGCTTGAAATCGAGTTTTTAATTTTATCCGAAAGTTTAGATTATTCGAGCTTCTACTCTAGTTCAGACTTTCAAATTCTCTTCATATTTAATTTGATTTGGTTTAATTTAGATCCAAAAGGtaatcaaataaaacatcagCGCACAGAACAATAGAGGGAACCTTTGTTCCACCGTAGGACGATGATACCACGATTATGCTGGTTTTTGGATAATATAATTCCAATAatgtaaaaaatttaattgtcaaaataataaaaattaatattaaatgaaatTCACTAATTAGTTACTGTTATATAAATCacacaaaaacataaaaaataattacaatGTCTGATTAGAGGCTTATCCATTCCTTTTGTTTATCCATTCCTTTTGTCGTCCCAGGTAGTACACACAATACAGTAgatttcttgtgagacgatatcacgaatatttatttgtgagatatatcaaccctaccgatattcacaatattgCTCAACCCAAATAAAAATTCGTCTCACGAAATACAATCGATGAGACCGTCTCCCTCATAATATTAGTCAACTCATCTGGCAAAATTAACTGCTaccactctttttttttttaatttttttgcttTTGGAATGAAAGATATGTACACAAGCCTGCTGCAggttaaatttataaaataattttgatcaattatatttttaagaaagtgattttcttaaaaaaaataattgaccaaaattaaaaaaaaaacatgcgtGTGGCCAACTACCTAGAAAAGGGCTATGGctagaatattttttttctctACCAACACTGATCAGTCTCCCAGTTCCGCCTCCGCCGGCTCATCACCGGAGAAGCACCCGCCGCCAGCTGCGCCTCCCTCCTACGACGCCGCGAGAGCGTGATGTCGTACAACGCGCGCTTCTCCGGATCCGAGAGAGTCGCATAAGCCGCGTGCACTCTCATAAATTCGTCAGAAGCAGACTTCACATCTTCTCCGTAGCTGGGCGAGACGTCGGGATGCAAGACCCTCGCCAATTTCCTAAAGGCGGACTTTATCTCCTGACCCGATGCGCAGGCTTGGATCCCGAGGACATCGTAAAACGACGCCGTCTGGAGAGCTGATTCAGGGGATGCCCACGTCCTTTCTGCGGTGTCGTAACCGGCGGAGATTTGGATCGGGCGTCGGAAAATGAGCAGATCCGGAGAGGCGGAGAATCTGCGGCCGATTGAGAGAGACGGCGATGTGCAAGCCATAAGATTACAGGATGGATGGGATCGGATATGTGGAAATTTATTTATAGAGGAATAATGTGATGTGGGGGCCACTGATGAACCGGTAATGATGCTTGTGAGAGAAGAAAGCTTATCCACTTGAACATGGTGGATGCACATTGTatggataaaatggaaaaagTTTGCTGAgtcgataataataataataaatatatatttttattatttaaaatgcttTTATTGAAGATATGATGATTAGAGTCTGATCGCGAAACCATCGGATCGAGCTCCATTATTGGCAACTTTGCCGGAACGAAAAGACCGGgaaatttatttttacttttaaatcgattttaaaattcaaaaaaatttctaaaacattattaatttatagcgtaaaaataatgaattgaaattttttataaagcATTTGTATCTGAATTAGACAACATAGCGAAAACTATATGAAGATGAAGCCAGATAATTTAATTAGTGATATATAAAGATAAATTTTGAAGGCAAGAGAGAGAATGAGATAGATTAGGAGAGGATAAGTGAGAAAGAGAGTTATAAATTTGAAGCATTCATTCAAATATTTAGGTTGGATCAAAGTCGGttgtaatttgaattttaatGTCTGTATAtcagacaaaaatttgtgtgagacggtctcacggatcgtattttgtgaaacggctctgttatttaggtcatccataaaaaaatatttctttttatgataagagtattactttttattatgaatatcggtagggttgacccgtctcacagataaagattcatgaaaccgtctcacaagagatttaTTCTGTATATCAATCCATTTCATCGAGTTATTAAAAATCTATTCACATTTTGAATAACTAAAtttttttgtagattttaaaaaattcaatgttGAATATCACTAAACTTATAATATTCTTCAAAAATTTATCTTGAAAATCATTAAGTTTCTACAGATTATATAAAAGTTTTGATTGCAAATTTCTATATTTTTATAATctgcaaaaataattaaaaatcattttGATGTTAcgatttaatttttgaaataccTATcacagatttaaaaaaaattatctctttttattttataaaattaagttttaattaatttgataGCCTATAATTATCATGTTTCATCAACATTTCAACCACTAGCTAGGAGCTTGAAATTTGAAGTGTCTCCTCCGAAAGACTATTCCGTCGGGACCCGACATGGCATGGGGGTTGTGTTCTCTTTTTTATTAACATATAATTAATTATCCAGTGTTTACTGATATGGTTTATTGACTTTTGTACTGTAACGACGATTACATTGAGTTTACATTTaccatatttataaaatatatagacAAAATATCTTTTATATATTTGAATGACATTTTTTAAATATGTATGTTTCGTAGTTCTGTAAATATGTTATTTTGATCAATTttagtttttcaaaataatttaattaaattatcaattttATTGTTAAATCTTTTGCAAGTGAGTGGTCAATATACACGTGTGTTGCCaatgtaattataatttttttaagacaaaaacttgtgtaagacggtctcacgggtcgtatttgtgagacggatctcttatttgtgtcacccatgaaaaaatattactttttattgtgaatatgggtagagtatatccgtctcacagattatgatccgtgagatggtctcacatgaaacaCACTCTTTAAAAAAATACTATTAATCTATGTACATAATTTTGACGAAAAtgactctatatatatatatatatatatatatatatatatataatatatatatatatatatatagttactTGACTCTTGAACGAACATGTATGActaaaaatattacaaaaaaaTTGCCATAACTTGGGAAGGGAAAATCGATGTTGTCTTTAGGATTGCCCGAAAGTCAGATCCGATTAACCCCAAATCATGAGATCCACATGTGTAGACCCGACATACGACGATGATTTCTCAAATGACTTGGTAATTTTAAGCAACTTGACAACTTGTTCATCTGGCTTTGACTTCGTGGTTCTATCGCTAAATTATTTTAGAATCCGTCTCTTGTTTTTTTaaaggttttttaaaaaatctatcTTTGTTAAATCTAATTTAAAATCTTTTTTTATACATTATAATATGCATGCTTGAACGTATTAAAGTAAAACAAGTGAATTTCAATAACATATCAAAATGTATGAAAGTAGTTTATTTCTATATTATCAACGTTATTTTTCATCACTATGAAAAATAATTAGACGtgcaatttaatattataaaagataaagtaaaattttaattatgtcaACTAATGTAGTGAGGAAAGTGTTAAATGTATCTgttctgaaaaataaaatataagaataaTGTATCCGTTAATTAAGTCTGACTTTATTTTTTGCGGAGTAATTGTTAATCGAATTATAAATAGCCTGATTTTGTGTGTGCgtcatattaatattatattgatacTAGATCTCaatcaaataaaattttatttctcaTATGTATCAATTGAATGTAgcgatattatatatatatataatagtaagaatatataatatatatatatgagtcaTACTACATTCCATTGATAGCGATATTGAGAAATAGGATAATTTTATTGTTGTATTTAAGTGAGATTCAGTatcaatgtatatatatagataaacaGACGCACACACAAAATCAAGGCTATttttagaatttaatttatatatatatatatatataatatatatatatatatatactagataATTTTTTGTATTTCCCGATGATTGAGAGTGAGATTCAAGTATCAACGCACATGCAATTTGTTTGTTTCTTTTCCAAGTGCAACTGATTTTCTGTACAGAGAATAAGATGCAACTTGTTCATCTAACCTTTAAGTTTGTGGTCCCAATCTAGAAATAATGAATAACCTACAGGTAGCGATCGGAAAaaatagattgattttgaatataattttttttaataatgaaacaattttcattattaaaaaaaattatattcaaaatcaatctattttttccgatctatatatatatatattatatattaaatttactGTACTTATTtacacataaataaataaactaaaatatatttcaaatgatattattattgtttaaacTTGAAATACTATATAAACATACAAGAagttaatttgaaatttttattcTTACTTATCTAagtcataaaaatatattttaaatttatggaTTTGAAATCCTCGATTCAAATGtaacataaaattttattaaaatattgtggtatttggatatatatatatatatcatgacatTAAAGTAATACTATATAAAGTAATATTTGTTCATGGATGAATCAAATAAGagatcagtctcacaaaatacgactcatgagagcgtctcatacaaatttttgtccATAATCATATCTCAAACTTCCCgtttatttacttttaaaataaaagtaacCTTATTCCAACAGTTTTCTAAAGCAATTGAAAcgaatttttaatattaatatttgtcTTCCTCTattgtatatttttaaaatgtatattatatttatgcCTATTGTTTTTCTTCCTATATTTTTTCCGTTAAACAATGTAACTAATTTGAtccatgatattttaaaaattcagcTATTATGTTTGTAAATAACATATTTTTCATCGATCTTTTTATAATCGGACCGATGATAAAACCGATTTACCTTTAAAAAAAGGTCTAGGTGGAGAAAAAATAAAAGTGAGTATTGTTTGAAAACAAAATTGAAACGAAAAATCAGAAATTGGTAGTGCTTGCTAAACAActgattaaaatataaaatttttactAGAATCTCTTGTGTAATAGCTGGATCAACCGTCCACCTGTTTTTGCTAGTATTTGCAAATACTTAAAAAATTGATTATAATCTTTTAAAAAATCTTAATAACATTTTTTAAACATTTGCAACATCACCATATGATTTCAATTAAACAAAGCATAAACTAacacaaaatataaatttaaaaaacactaaaaaaataatttttaaaaccaaaataaatttatttttagagATGACAAAACGCTCGTAATATTAATTAACAATTTATTCAAAAGTCCTCTAAAAACTTTACCCCATGGGACATATGCATTGAATCCACGGTTGTTGCGCCGTGCCCTTGACGGCAATCCAGTTTTATAATAAGGGGTGCGTGGTGGGCAAATTGACACTAATAtgcattatttaattaaaatttatgactaatatatattatatgtctAAAATACTTTAAATTTTATCATATTCCAAATCACATGATGCCAACACAAAAAATAACTAAGGTACTGTCACTAATAAGTACTTATACAAACTCGAcaatcaaatattttgaatgacgTGATAATATACACTCATATATCTATCATGTCTACATATTTTGAGGTCGATCTTCTATTACGATAATACTAATTCACTAAATTTCTCGGGTTtcaactcactcaatttttttttaggattaaaaaaaatgttgacATTTACACGAGGAATATATATTGTGATAAGTTTGAATCTCGTACCAAtgacaattttttttgtttagtATATGTGGATAGATTGTCTACGGGGTATGTTgtaatttacgtaaaagtaaATATTAAGATTTAactctttaaaaaaatttatccgACAAATATTTCAGATAGGGACACGTGTCTAGCCGTATCGTTGTATGAAGTGGAGCAACTAAGTGAGAACACATTGCATTAGAATCGCACAAAAGTGGATTGGTCTCTGCTCCGATTCTTGGAATCTTTCTTTTGTGTGTGATTTAATTCTATAAATTAATGATACATCGGAGATAGCTCAGGTTGTCTCCAACATCCCTTATCCTCTTCTTGAGCTCGTAGGATCGTGTTCGTTTTacaaaatcaaaagaaaaaaaaattctataaattaataaaattttaaaataatttttttttgtatctcgacttatatttaatttattaaatgaataattttgataaaatgataattttcaagatctttatataaatatatagttgaagtcaatatcataaattaaaattttatttaaaaataacaaaCATAAATAGAATAATGTATTAAAATAGGATTATGTtataagacaaaaatttgtgtgagacggtctcacgagtagtattttgtgagacagatatcttatttgagttacccatgaaaaagtattactttttatgctaaaagtatactttttattgtgaatatcggtaagttTGACCACTCTCaatgataaagattcgtgagaccgtctcgcaAAAGACCTATTTATGTGATAATTTATTTCTTTCCTTAAAAATTTAAATCTAGTTATGTTTCTCAacctaaaacaaaaaaattatggaGCATTTTTTacgttggcaaaaacttgtgtgagatgatcgtattttgtgagacatatcttatTGACTCAAt
The Primulina eburnea isolate SZY01 chromosome 5, ASM2296580v1, whole genome shotgun sequence genome window above contains:
- the LOC140832644 gene encoding uncharacterized protein isoform X1, coding for MELASFSPPQIKLILRVDALEQEVYDALMLVKDSINVAVADRWYDGLINKDICITNGIYSLREIEFDRQELRQLVRKVHATPEPQATSEEHGKPDATSVKDRRSLACFLRGLVKQLPSN
- the LOC140832644 gene encoding uncharacterized protein isoform X2, which gives rise to MELASFSPPQIKLILRVDALEQEVYDALMLVKVFVFYFVLLPIKYHFRSMSVFAYILSGDVIVFKVLGFLSQRLGRDAREGKRRQYNLIGDEIKKLISIVTIRAWLYTDPEMSVF